acaaggatcttgtgacactattttgacattgacaggtgggcgctgtcataatttaagttaaacttATTTGACTGGCCGTTGGTTTAcgtaaacggggattttgatCTCACAAACCCACTGtctgttaaaaattttttcatCAATAGGTTAAATAGTTGTCGGTGAAATTTTTCCACATTTTTCGTaagcattaaaaattactaatgtAAGTGTTTTTTCTAGAACCAGAAATTGTACATTTCAAGAGTAACAAACCATCTCTTATGTTTGAGGTCAGTTTTGAGTCAATCATAAATGCAGTAGATGAGATCTTAAGGTCCAAAAAGGTGAAAGATTACGCGGATACTTTGGGTCAAAACGCTGCTGTTATATACAGAACTTTATTAGATGAAAGCAGAAAAGACGGCAAAGGAtacagaaaaacattttaagaaaaaaaatccttaaaaaaaaactatttttttataaccctTTACAAGtaacaagttataaaaatgtaatttaattaaaaaaaatatatggaaaaaaacactgtttttaatttttatatcgcaTTATAATAtccttataattttaataaaaaaaactattaaaatacaaaagctttatttatattaaataataatattttttcatacagtaattacaaaattatatttatatcacttaaaaactatttctatagataacaataaaacaaaaaaaaattaaacaatggttgtttatttagatatatgacaataaactagtttaaaataaaatttcagtcAAAACAATTATACTAAAAACATACAcagaactaaattaaaaataaggttAGTCAGTATACAATctgacaaattataaaatcttacgGTGATACAGTCGAAGCGAGAGAAACCtgtataagcgagaaacaagttagagagaaacctctataagcgaaaaacaagttagagagaaacctgtataagcgagaaacaagttagagagaaacctgtataagcgagaaacaagttagagagaaacctctataagcgaaaATCaagttagagagaaacctctacgCGAAAAACaagttagagagaaacctgtataagcgagaaacaagttagagagaaacctatATAAGCGAAAAACaagttagagagaaacctgtataagcgagaaacaaGTTAGAGAGAAACATTTATAACCGAGAAACAAGTTAGAGAGAAACATTTATAAGCAAGAAACaagttagagagaaacctcaaTAAGCTAGAAACAAGTTAGAtagaaacctccataagcgagaaacaagttagagagaaacctatataagcgagaaacaAGTTAGAAAatcctccataagcgagaaacaaGTAAGAGAGAAACAacttagagagaaacctctataagcgagaaaaatatgaCGGGTCCTTGGATTCTTGCTTTTCCAGCAAAATGAAAAGTATGAATTATGCAAATAAAGCAGcacatattaaattctttatacaAAGTTAAAGTACTGTAAGATTACAAACTAAAAAACTTCACAAACGTTCaacaaaaactactaaactacTTGTCAAAATGGCAAGtgtaagtaaaattacaaagtacaatCTTAACTGTCAAATTGACAAGTATAGATCGACAAGGATAtttgacccggtgggcataagtcaaactaaattatgacaactCACTAGCCATTGTCAAAGTCAAAAAACTGTCAAGGATTTTTTCGTACTCTAGCTgtcatgtcatgttttttttcttttatgtcattttctatGCCCATGTTATTATGACAACTCACTAGctactgtcaatgtcaaaaaacaggcaagttttttttcgtaaggtagctgtcatgtcatgttttttttaatgacataaCTAACCGCGATATTAACGCCTCACTCATCGGGCCAAATATCCTTATTTGAGTTACACTTGTCAAATTgtcaattataattacaactgTCAAATTGTCAGTTAAAAACTTACTCTTttcttacctttttttattgtaacgtAAATATATCTCCGGTACAGTCAGAGTAATTGTTGCATTCAGAACTATCTTTCACAAGTAATTCGTAAATCGCTTCGTGTTTCTTTCCTTTCATATGGTCTATAATAATATGGGTTTTATTTGGTATCTCTGCGTTACAAGTTACACaatttagtatattttcgtttatctgtaaataaaaaaaatccttactaatattataaatgcgaaagtaactctgtctgtctgtctcgctttcacgccaaaactactgaaccgatttaaatgaaatttggtacacagatagtctagagcctgaggaaggatataggctacattttaacgcaaAAAAGGGgctgtaaggggttgaaagtggtaGTGAAagcttgtttaaaataataaactaaaaaaaaaaacactttttcaataaaaaaaaaacaaatcgaaTGACAAGTCACTTGTCAAAATCGTATCAGtcgttttgtttatatgtcacaatggaatttaaatacatatattgtgttttactttaaagcctaatttaaacaaattgagGTACAATCGGAGCCATTCGTGGTGTTCCACTTACAGTAAAATTGCCTTGTTCCTAACAAACGACAAATAACGCctactttttacaaaataatcaattaagtAGCAGTGAGTTGTGCAAACTAAGGCataatggtaaaaaaaaaatgtgaacttTATTCGTACTCATCTTAACACTTAAAAAAAGTTCAAACGACTGAcgcttttaatatataataccgTCAAATTCCTTGATAGTACGtcaattttcatatatttgttacttttttgtgaATATTATGACCTCAATTGaagtgattttttataaaataacagctAATGTTATGtgagaaaaatgttttaccaAAAATACTCTTGATTCATAAGGGTACAGTCaggtactttttttaattaaatactagctataccccgcgacttcgtccttacagaattaaaaaaaaaacttattaagtagtctatgtgttcttccagactgtgttctacatctgtgacaaattttatcaaaatctgttgagtcgttttagagatactttcaaacaaacatccatccatacatctaaacttagTAAGATATCATCTTACCTTTCTTATCAATGCTGGATTGAATTCATTCAAGAAATCTTCTTCcaatttttgtaaatggtaACCATTTTTCGAATGATTTGTTTGttcgtaagattttaattCCTTTTGACATAAACAACATTTCAATCCGGATTTCGTTTTGCAAAAACCATTCCAAGAATCCCAACAGATTTTCAAAACTCTACCATTGTTTAccacaattttacttttcttcGAGATCTCTTGGTTATTCTTCGAGAATTCATAGTAAAcacctattttaattttaggctCTATATAAGTTGTATATAAGGTTTCTTTTTGCAAATCAATTGTGATTTGTTTTGtaccattttttatatctttctttctgttatttttgacgattttgtaacatttatctAATTCTTGTTTATGAATAGGCCAAGTTATGTGAAGATTTAGTTCTCTATATGTGAACATGACGTTACAAATTGAACAATGGTATGTATGGAGGATCTGTGGATAGtcaaatttgtatttgaaaatggaattgCTAAAATGTATTACGTATTGCCATCTCTTTCATTCGCTTTGAGAAGACAgagacaataatattaattaaccattagttaatttttagaaaaaatggTAATCGCAAGTTCGTACTTCGcttgattgaaaatttaacaaaagttcaactaaatattgatatttggAACGAacttccttatcgcgcgttgtgaaagggggttagacggaaaaaattcttacgaaaagttgtcacgacactttttgctatatcaccatggcaacgacgtgacaatatataacgaaaattcatagaaataaaatgtacttcttgtgaagacttaagttttttattcatagaataaacattggttccttcactaattaattgaaaggaacttcgatccatccgggtgtcccaacacacctctcaagatttttataatattttttggacattttattattaaaaaatagacgAAATtacgatattaaataaaagaaatattaattaattattaataagaaaaaaaaatttgcctattaaaaataaaaaaatgagtcaaaaatctgaaaaaaaattaaaaaaactcaccTGTCTAAGCAAATGTTTGTCATATTTCTccagatatttatatttcctcATATTATCAATATGTTGACGGCtttctgtatgtttttttaatatatcaaaatgtagATACATTGAACACAAGAcgcagtatttatttttatcacctGTTGGTATTAAAGTATTGTAAGACATTAGAGTCACTTTTgcgaaaacatttttacgtttcaaaaaaactatctcctcaatatttaacaaaatatcctCAATAATGTCATAATTTTCATCATCTACGATACTTTCGattgattttttatcttttttcattataattgaatcttttttttcattttcaattatattttcatctttttctattataattgattcttttttttcaatttctattacttttggtatgtcttttaaattattttctttgttgatttctatttttttatttttattaacaatttctagttttttatttatttcttcagCCTTGAtgtgattttcttttttattattttcaatatctttTAGTAATTGTGTTGTTGgtgacattgtttttatttcatttaataattttacatgatttttgtctattaaatgaatttctaTTACGTCATattcaacaataatattgCAAATAGCACAATGGTAACCATTTTTTATCTGGAAagggaaaaaatattaaaattaaagatacgtagtgagaaataaaaaagatatcagTGTATAATATAAGcaagaacttaaaaaaaattaaaaggcaaaaaaaaatttaaaaaatgctaaattttttttaacacaaaccTTTGTTTTTAGTATTTAGAGCATATAACTAAAGCTTTATCAAAAACTATCAAATGGTTTAATGCAAAGGGaacagaattttaaataagtaatcgTTTTTGGTCGAAATttgaacataattaatttttttgttcaaaaaaaatagcttaatgtttttttttaatttactcacCAATCTTATCAAATTACAGttgtattcaaataaaaatggacATCTGTTCATATTTTCTATATGACTTACTTctatagtatgtttttttatatcttcagaatttttttcacaaatacaacagtaattagaaattatcatattatatgataacaaagataaattgaatttagcacagaatatatataattctttaacatCATTTTCTAAggaaaaaactatattatctaatatttttcctttattttcgACATcatttacgatattttttaaatcacttgctcttaatgttgtatttttttccgttacattttttatttttctcttttgaTGTCTTGTACTTATATGATCTTCTATATCTGACagtaattgtaaattattgcaATGCGCACAGTGATATAGTCTGTGGTCAACctgaaaaaaagatttttttaatctattagcTTTtcaccgcgactccgtccgcgcggaattaaaaaacgtaataagtaacctataatctaaactttcgcatttataatattagtaaaatgtgaatgtttagatggatggatgtttgtttgaaggtatctccagaacgtctcatcagattgattaaatttggcaccacataggctacttatgtttttttttaattccgcgcgaacggagtcgcggttaaagCTAGTATTCTATATTATCTATGACAATTTAATAGAGATcccaattttctttttttcataagACTTCTTCagattataacaaacataataaaaaattaccaaatcAGTAAAGTTATTCACGCTTGATACCTTGATTAACGGAAATAGGAATTCATTTCTATACATAAAGAAGATCCAAGATTtattaagtgaaaaaaaaaaacatatttttcggttataaaatgttagtgactttttttacaaacttaatttgaaataaactgtattttaaGACTCAACTagtatgcaaaaaaaaacctattcaGAATATGTCagcaaaaaaaagaaaaaaaattaaaaacatgagCTTTAGAATTAttcctgtaaaataaaaataaaaaaaaaccactgACTTACCTTCCTTATCAAAAAACCAACATATTTTTCCACGattgtacattttttcaaCTTCGAAATATGTTCTTCGCTCACACAATGGTCAATTTTCATACTTATATGACCATCAAATTTGCAAAccatacaataatatttattcgatTTCAAAGACAAAACCATATGCCAAGAATCGAAACGTACATTCATTTTTTCCCCATCAATGTCTATCTCAATAAATTTCGGTGTTATCTGTGGTTTTTTTGCCATAGATGCATAAGAAAATGGGTTAGCTATCTCTTCTATATCAGATATACTTTCATCTGTGCTTTCATAATCAATTTCTGGTTTAGAAGCATCATAAAAGCcatcaaaatcattatttatattatttacatattttatagagTTGGCATTAAATTGATAGCAatctatattttctttatatatgtCTAAATCGTACATAATATCGGACACTCTATTAAcagcaaataataatttatcttcgTGATATTTTGACGCGAAATGttctttagatttttttatatcaaaaatttgATTACAAACACCGCAGTGATAATTTTCTTGCAActggaaattttaatatgaaaaataacactattctttaaaaaaaaaataaggcacttatgacattttttatacatttgatTTTACAGTGAGCCatcttaaaatttgtgcagcgctcAGCGTATAAAGCGtaaagtatgcaaaaaaaaaattgtcacaaaAATTCGTGATAGGTCTACAGATCTAAAGATCACAACAGTCATCATGAAACTATCTAGTCTATTAGGcgattgactttttttttctttcttaaaaatattataaatgcgaatgtttggatggatggatgtttgtttaaaggtatctccagaacggcacaacggatcttgatgaacataatctggatagagttatagaacataatctggaagaagacataggctacttataaagttttttaatgccgcgtggacagagtcgcgggcgacagctagttaatattataaatgcgaatgtttggatggatggatgtttgaaggaaCAGCTCAAGGGATCTCGATAAaaattggcatagatgtagatcatagtctggaagaagacataggctacttattatgtttttttttaattctgcgcggacgaagtcgcaggcgacagctagttatttcatataaattaagtatGGAATATAGATTTAGACATTAATAGAGATATTACTAACCTTTCTTATAATGcataaatcatatttacaCAATGGCACATGAGagttcaaattttttatatgctcttcattatttatatgttgttGGTAGTCTATTTCGAAATCAGTCTCACAAACACCACAATATCCCCTACCATCTTCAAAACTCACTATTGTATGATAATTACGATCGGATAAATATACGTTCGAGTTTATAATCACACCGTTAGGCACTTTTTGTATCCCCAAAGATAATGGTGTGCTAGATGAagattctgaaaaaaaaaaagttattcgaaaaaaaaaaattgactggaACCATATTAGCCATCTTTTCCTGTCAGTGAAATTTATCTG
This genomic stretch from Papilio machaon chromosome 29, ilPapMach1.1, whole genome shotgun sequence harbors:
- the LOC123722749 gene encoding uncharacterized protein LOC123722749, with the translated sequence MKKDKKSIESIVDDENYDIIEDILLNIEEIVFLKRKNVFAKVTLMSYNTLIPTGDKNKYCVLCSMYLHFDILKKHTESRQHIDNMRKYKYLEKYDKHLLRQILHTYHCSICNVMFTYRELNLHITWPIHKQELDKCYKIVKNNRKKDIKNGTKQITIDLQKETLYTTYIEPKIKIGVYYEFSKNNQEISKKSKIVVNNGRVLKICWDSWNGFCKTKSGLKCCLCQKELKSYEQTNHSKNGYHLQKLEEDFLNEFNPALIRKINENILNCVTCNAEIPNKTHIIIDHMKGKKHEAIYELLVKDSSECNNYSDCTGDIFTLQ
- the LOC106708558 gene encoding uncharacterized protein LOC106708558 — protein: MIHESKRQLTEILRSTIMSNIETRNDVIEDNNNSVFEKSKLIKDISINKEKISINIPDINFVDKKYEINGKIFNEAQFKDHEKYLRFEIIDSKMASDDASIDLTEQSESSSSTPLSLGIQKVPNGVIINSNVYLSDRNYHTIVSFEDGRGYCGVCETDFEIDYQQHINNEEHIKNLNSHVPLCKYDLCIIRKLQENYHCGVCNQIFDIKKSKEHFASKYHEDKLLFAVNRVSDIMYDLDIYKENIDCYQFNANSIKYVNNINNDFDGFYDASKPEIDYESTDESISDIEEIANPFSYASMAKKPQITPKFIEIDIDGEKMNVRFDSWHMVLSLKSNKYYCMVCKFDGHISMKIDHCVSEEHISKLKKCTIVEKYVGFLIRKVDHRLYHCAHCNNLQLLSDIEDHISTRHQKRKIKNVTEKNTTLRIGE